The Hydrogenobacter thermophilus TK-6 genome window below encodes:
- a CDS encoding phosphoribosyltransferase, translating into MVFSDRVSAGILLGEYIKDKIDRELNPIVLGIPRGGVVVAKEVARVLSLPMSLLIVRKLGVPQNPELAFGAIDPDGEVYLDRKTVGYFKISEDAIKQVAQEELKKIRERERNFLKGKMPEVRDREVIVVDDGIATGYTVIAGVNFVKRKGAVKVLVASPVCPTDTIRKIKEYADEVYCYYESDEPSFAVGMFYRDFHEVRDEEVMELLKNGVL; encoded by the coding sequence ATGGTTTTTTCCGATAGAGTATCCGCAGGAATTCTGTTGGGGGAGTATATAAAGGATAAGATAGACAGAGAGTTAAACCCAATAGTTCTTGGTATACCAAGGGGTGGGGTGGTTGTGGCAAAGGAGGTGGCACGAGTTTTAAGCCTTCCCATGAGCCTGCTTATAGTGAGAAAGCTGGGCGTACCTCAAAATCCGGAGCTTGCCTTTGGAGCCATAGACCCTGACGGTGAGGTCTACCTTGACAGAAAAACTGTGGGCTACTTTAAGATCTCTGAAGACGCCATAAAGCAGGTGGCTCAGGAGGAGCTTAAAAAGATAAGGGAAAGGGAAAGGAATTTTCTAAAGGGGAAAATGCCAGAGGTAAGAGACAGGGAGGTGATAGTTGTTGACGATGGCATAGCAACAGGTTATACGGTGATAGCGGGTGTAAACTTTGTCAAGAGGAAGGGCGCTGTGAAAGTTCTTGTTGCATCTCCTGTGTGTCCCACAGATACCATAAGAAAGATAAAGGAGTATGCTGATGAGGTTTACTGTTATTATGAGTCTGACGAGCCGAGCTTTGCAGTAGGTATGTTTTACAGAGATTTTCACGAGGTAAGGGACGAGGAAGTTATGGAGCTTCTAAAAAATGGAGTTCTTTGA
- a CDS encoding cytochrome c oxidase subunit II has protein sequence MDRAEKGAFITAVLFLSFFFALIVYAAKGLNIDVPTCITDVKPYTQGQVIQHAPNRYEIHYLAKMWYFEPADVELPVGSTVDIYLTSGDVIHGFQIDGTNVNLMAVPGAISYARVKFEKPGVYHIVCHEYCGIGHQDMTTKIVVKGGEQK, from the coding sequence ATGGATAGGGCGGAGAAGGGTGCATTCATCACAGCGGTGCTTTTCCTGAGTTTTTTCTTTGCTCTCATAGTTTACGCAGCCAAAGGTTTAAACATTGATGTGCCCACCTGCATAACGGATGTTAAACCTTATACGCAGGGTCAGGTGATACAACACGCACCCAACAGGTACGAGATTCACTACCTTGCCAAGATGTGGTACTTTGAGCCTGCGGATGTGGAACTGCCAGTGGGGTCCACGGTGGACATTTACCTTACCAGCGGGGATGTGATCCACGGCTTTCAGATTGATGGAACCAATGTTAACTTAATGGCTGTACCGGGAGCCATATCTTACGCAAGGGTCAAGTTTGAAAAGCCCGGCGTTTATCACATAGTTTGCCACGAATACTGCGGTATAGGACATCAGGATATGACTACAAAGATAGTGGTAAAAGGAGGTGAGCAAAAATGA
- a CDS encoding type III pantothenate kinase, whose translation MKGQRFTKVLILDVGNTSVDACLFEKNELIFLGKFAHEKVEELKGDYDKVYIASVKPSLNFTLMEVFKNADFITHECVPLRASFDTRKVGIDRLLNLYGALSFYSDNALVVSSGTALVLDALVDGVFEGGFISLGLSGKLRCLSERAELVPYINLEKVQEVFLGRDTKTALLGGIMKEAKSFIKAVLEELKTHYFKEFSLIITGGDGWLLEDLGTYDPLLLHKAILRIYKLL comes from the coding sequence ATGAAGGGACAAAGGTTTACCAAAGTTTTGATTCTTGATGTGGGAAACACCAGCGTTGATGCCTGTCTTTTTGAAAAAAATGAGCTTATTTTTTTGGGAAAGTTTGCCCACGAAAAAGTAGAAGAGCTTAAAGGTGACTATGATAAGGTTTATATAGCATCTGTAAAGCCTTCCCTGAACTTCACTCTGATGGAGGTTTTCAAAAATGCCGACTTTATAACGCATGAATGTGTACCTCTGAGAGCCTCCTTTGATACCAGGAAGGTGGGTATAGACAGGCTTTTAAACCTTTATGGCGCTCTTAGCTTTTACTCAGACAACGCTCTTGTAGTCAGCTCCGGCACAGCCCTTGTGCTTGATGCTTTGGTGGATGGTGTGTTTGAAGGTGGGTTTATAAGTCTTGGTCTTTCTGGAAAACTAAGATGCCTCTCGGAGAGAGCTGAACTTGTCCCTTACATAAATCTTGAAAAAGTGCAAGAGGTGTTTCTGGGAAGGGACACAAAAACTGCTCTTTTAGGTGGGATAATGAAAGAAGCTAAGAGCTTTATAAAAGCTGTCCTTGAAGAGCTAAAAACTCACTACTTTAAAGAGTTTTCTTTGATAATCACTGGAGGTGATGGATGGCTACTTGAAGATTTAGGCACTTACGACCCTCTTTTGCTTCACAAGGCTATACTTCGTATTTATAAACTTCTCTAA
- the thrB gene encoding homoserine kinase, with product MLGISVPASTSNLGCGFDAFGLALNLRNEFLVEEWESFRVYIEGEGEHLPRDENNLFIKAYLKACQRLRVEAKPLKVVQKNRVPTARGLGSSATAIIGGITACEIIHGKSMSHQEKLRIALSLEPHPDNLTPALVGGFVISLLDEDKVIYTKLDFPEDIKLVVAVPDFELSTHEARKVLKQMVSLSDAVGNVQRASLMIASLCQKRYELLKEAVKDRLHQPHRAKLIPGFYRVLERAYEEGALAVFLSGAGPSIASFSTENFESIGKAMVKAFEEEGVSARYLVLDVSNEGTKVYQSFDS from the coding sequence ATGCTTGGCATAAGCGTTCCTGCAAGCACCAGCAATCTTGGATGCGGTTTTGATGCTTTTGGGCTTGCCCTTAACCTGCGCAACGAGTTTCTGGTAGAGGAATGGGAGAGCTTTAGGGTTTACATAGAGGGTGAGGGTGAGCATCTTCCAAGGGATGAAAACAACCTGTTTATAAAAGCCTATCTTAAAGCCTGCCAGCGCCTTAGAGTTGAGGCAAAACCTTTAAAGGTTGTCCAGAAGAATAGAGTTCCTACCGCAAGAGGCTTGGGTTCGTCCGCAACAGCCATAATAGGTGGTATAACCGCCTGCGAGATTATACACGGAAAAAGTATGAGTCATCAGGAAAAGTTAAGGATAGCTCTCAGTTTGGAACCACATCCTGATAATCTCACTCCAGCTCTGGTGGGTGGTTTTGTCATATCCCTTCTGGATGAGGATAAAGTCATTTACACAAAGCTGGACTTTCCAGAAGACATAAAGCTGGTGGTAGCAGTGCCAGATTTTGAGCTTTCCACACATGAAGCAAGGAAGGTTTTAAAACAGATGGTTAGTCTGTCGGATGCTGTCGGCAATGTGCAAAGAGCCAGCCTTATGATAGCCAGTCTGTGTCAGAAAAGGTATGAGCTTTTAAAAGAAGCGGTAAAAGACAGACTGCATCAGCCACACAGAGCTAAGCTGATACCGGGATTTTACCGCGTGTTGGAGCGAGCTTATGAAGAAGGGGCTCTGGCGGTCTTTCTGAGCGGTGCTGGACCTTCCATAGCAAGCTTTTCAACGGAGAACTTTGAGTCTATAGGGAAGGCTATGGTGAAAGCTTTTGAGGAGGAGGGGGTGTCAGCAAGGTATCTGGTGCTTGATGTTAGCAATGAAGGGACAAAGGTTTACCAAAGTTTTGATTCTTGA
- a CDS encoding DUF2103 domain-containing protein, whose product MSKRRKDKVKMEHSLLEGLEKHLRIISSFESVKSIIPGRISRQNRGRGSKGIFLKYRTSTGFKLLYKTGTSTQEVFVVCTDSEAFERQFREVYKYEV is encoded by the coding sequence ATGAGCAAACGCAGGAAAGACAAGGTAAAGATGGAACACAGCTTACTGGAAGGTCTTGAGAAACACCTGAGAATTATATCGTCTTTTGAAAGTGTAAAAAGCATAATACCCGGCAGAATATCAAGACAGAACAGAGGAAGAGGTTCAAAAGGGATATTCTTAAAGTATAGAACTTCCACGGGTTTCAAGCTTCTTTACAAGACTGGCACATCCACTCAAGAGGTGTTTGTAGTGTGCACTGACAGTGAAGCTTTTGAAAGACAGTTTAGAGAAGTTTATAAATACGAAGTATAG
- a CDS encoding SCO family protein gives MLALALLLLWACTFGMPGMREVPSYFDASVMRIDEDKYLGAYVPDVTFTDEGGKKHRLLDFVKGKPTALILAYYTCDSACPILVKGALDATKNLNEDFRVLVLSFDKEDTLDSLKAFKLKLGNVPSSWTFGLMKEEDIKKLTSSIGYRFFYSHRDRVFVHPNVITFLSPEGEVVRYLYGISPKERDLRIAFAEARGSKITKNSFVDLAFLVCYRYDPNTGKYGLNPTVFFGLAGFGLVSLTLAYAFLKPRREVKT, from the coding sequence ATGCTTGCTTTGGCTCTGCTTCTCCTCTGGGCGTGTACCTTTGGCATGCCGGGAATGCGCGAGGTGCCAAGTTACTTTGATGCATCCGTAATGCGCATAGATGAGGACAAATACTTAGGCGCTTATGTTCCCGATGTGACCTTTACTGACGAAGGAGGTAAGAAACATCGCCTTTTGGATTTTGTGAAAGGAAAACCTACCGCACTAATACTGGCTTACTACACATGCGACTCGGCGTGTCCTATCCTCGTAAAGGGTGCGCTTGATGCTACAAAGAACTTAAACGAAGACTTCAGGGTGCTGGTCCTTTCCTTTGATAAGGAGGACACTCTGGACAGCCTGAAAGCTTTCAAGCTCAAGCTGGGCAATGTTCCCAGTAGCTGGACCTTTGGACTTATGAAGGAAGAAGATATAAAAAAGCTGACATCTTCAATAGGCTACAGGTTCTTTTACTCTCACAGGGACAGGGTTTTTGTACATCCGAATGTTATAACCTTTCTGTCGCCTGAAGGGGAGGTAGTCAGGTACCTGTATGGTATAAGCCCGAAGGAGAGGGACCTCAGGATTGCTTTTGCGGAGGCAAGAGGTTCCAAGATTACAAAAAACTCCTTTGTGGACCTTGCCTTCCTGGTGTGCTACAGGTACGACCCCAATACGGGGAAGTACGGGCTTAATCCCACCGTATTTTTTGGGCTTGCAGGTTTTGGGCTCGTCAGCCTGACCTTAGCTTACGCCTTTTTAAAACCCAGAAGGGAGGTAAAAACATGA
- the coxB gene encoding cytochrome c oxidase subunit II — protein sequence MRFLSLLLILAGSSFAQEVLAYPKVYWENSYKVWLAVAVVIYLVVAIPALYFMLKYRYRAGVHEEGEHIEGNTALEVVWTVIPIIIVLFLATYSFANFVKQRNAPEGAMEIKVVGFMWGWEFEYPNGKKVYAFFNPQSYTVPEEQKAYIPAGKPIKVILTSRDVIHSFFVLPAMVTEDAVPGRLTHLWFQINKPGEYYALCREFCGTWHSHMFAVLKVVPEAEFNAWLSTGTMQQQPVQQ from the coding sequence ATGAGATTTTTAAGCCTTTTACTGATACTTGCCGGAAGCAGTTTTGCTCAAGAGGTTTTAGCCTATCCCAAGGTTTACTGGGAAAACTCTTATAAGGTGTGGCTTGCTGTGGCAGTGGTTATCTATCTAGTGGTAGCCATACCGGCGCTGTATTTCATGCTCAAGTACAGGTATAGGGCGGGGGTGCATGAGGAGGGCGAACACATAGAGGGCAATACAGCTCTTGAGGTGGTCTGGACTGTGATTCCCATAATCATAGTTCTCTTTTTAGCCACTTACTCCTTTGCCAACTTTGTAAAGCAAAGGAACGCACCCGAGGGAGCTATGGAAATTAAGGTGGTTGGTTTTATGTGGGGGTGGGAGTTTGAGTATCCCAACGGTAAGAAGGTTTATGCCTTTTTCAATCCTCAGAGTTATACCGTTCCGGAAGAACAAAAAGCCTACATACCCGCAGGCAAACCCATCAAAGTCATCCTCACCTCAAGAGATGTAATACACTCCTTCTTTGTGTTGCCTGCTATGGTCACCGAAGATGCTGTGCCAGGCAGGCTTACACATCTCTGGTTTCAGATAAACAAGCCGGGTGAGTACTATGCTCTGTGCAGGGAGTTTTGCGGAACATGGCATTCCCATATGTTTGCTGTTTTAAAAGTTGTACCCGAAGCTGAGTTTAACGCTTGGCTCAGCACGGGCACGATGCAGCAACAACCTGTTCAACAATAA
- a CDS encoding C40 family peptidase, whose amino-acid sequence MGVLLLLLISISYALQVSDVNYQAYSKIPYMARIEDFPDVISGDTVKRWMLEDTIPVEEEVVKNANLDAIAEKVKVSFGWTKKRTNMRMYPTDKPIYGKNKDIDLSQYTLLEPLTFLAVLHTSKDGMWVYVQSPFMRGWVKKEDVLIRNKEEVLRVKALPFLVVLKPRLYIGGVEFGLGSRVPYVEKQGKRYRVLLPDGSYRWVELSDGFAEGYLPYSEERVKGILSSLLGEPYDWGGKNGSWDCSALVKDVFSLFGLELPRNSSQQMQIGIRVTEKVSSYHDLKNILTKLPPFRTLIFFKGHVMIYGGIEEGDPVVYHALYGIVRDDGSYTPVKRVEKNRLERDMLTNIYRRIVSINVLP is encoded by the coding sequence ATGGGGGTGCTTCTCCTTTTACTCATTAGTATATCTTACGCTCTGCAGGTGAGTGATGTAAATTATCAAGCTTACAGCAAAATTCCCTACATGGCAAGGATTGAGGATTTCCCGGATGTAATCAGTGGCGATACAGTAAAAAGGTGGATGCTTGAAGACACCATTCCCGTAGAGGAGGAGGTTGTAAAAAATGCAAATCTTGATGCCATTGCCGAGAAAGTCAAAGTTTCTTTCGGTTGGACCAAAAAGAGGACAAACATGAGGATGTATCCCACGGATAAACCTATATACGGGAAAAACAAAGACATAGACCTAAGCCAGTACACCCTGCTGGAACCATTAACCTTTTTAGCGGTACTTCACACTTCCAAAGACGGTATGTGGGTTTATGTACAATCCCCCTTCATGAGAGGATGGGTAAAAAAAGAGGATGTGTTGATAAGAAATAAAGAGGAAGTGCTCAGGGTCAAGGCTTTGCCCTTTCTTGTGGTGTTAAAACCAAGACTTTACATAGGTGGGGTTGAATTTGGGCTCGGATCAAGGGTGCCTTATGTGGAAAAGCAAGGTAAACGCTACAGAGTTCTTCTTCCCGATGGCTCTTACAGATGGGTAGAGCTCTCAGATGGCTTTGCGGAAGGATACTTACCTTACTCGGAAGAGAGAGTAAAAGGTATTCTAAGCAGCCTTTTGGGCGAGCCCTACGATTGGGGTGGTAAGAACGGCTCCTGGGACTGCTCAGCTCTTGTGAAAGATGTCTTTTCCCTTTTTGGTCTTGAGCTCCCAAGAAACTCAAGCCAGCAGATGCAGATAGGGATAAGAGTGACTGAAAAAGTAAGTAGCTACCATGATCTAAAAAATATACTGACAAAACTTCCACCTTTCAGGACTCTCATCTTCTTTAAGGGTCATGTTATGATCTACGGAGGTATAGAGGAGGGAGACCCTGTTGTGTACCACGCTCTTTACGGCATTGTGAGGGATGACGGAAGCTATACTCCTGTGAAGAGGGTAGAAAAAAACAGGCTGGAGAGGGATATGCTCACCAACATATACAGAAGGATAGTCAGCATAAATGTGTTGCCTTAA
- a CDS encoding V4R domain-containing protein gives MEMDELDLLYKTRLMLKEKGFVVLKEPVQEFYRNLFKFTGIGLGGLLNMAGKSAGQIAGKLLKELASLLETGTVSEIKRWEVTDKGVIVGVKGSVFSASQDSKKPMCIPLQGGFAGVMEAFFGGRWSCKEIECESMGEDTCTFEIRRE, from the coding sequence ATGGAAATGGATGAGTTAGACCTGCTTTATAAAACAAGATTAATGTTAAAAGAAAAGGGGTTTGTAGTATTGAAGGAACCAGTGCAGGAATTTTACAGGAACCTCTTTAAGTTTACCGGGATAGGGCTTGGGGGATTGCTGAACATGGCAGGCAAGAGCGCCGGACAGATAGCAGGAAAATTATTAAAGGAGCTTGCTTCCCTGTTAGAAACTGGTACAGTATCTGAGATTAAAAGGTGGGAAGTTACAGATAAGGGAGTAATTGTGGGTGTGAAGGGGAGCGTTTTTTCAGCAAGTCAGGATAGTAAAAAACCTATGTGCATACCACTTCAGGGTGGATTTGCTGGAGTTATGGAGGCTTTCTTTGGTGGAAGGTGGAGCTGTAAAGAAATAGAGTGCGAAAGCATGGGAGAAGATACATGCACTTTTGAGATAAGGAGGGAATAA
- a CDS encoding cytochrome c oxidase subunit 3, protein MAHEGTHTLAHHETSVWSLPAGLSVFFFSLAFISFFVWHLPLLAVLTGGLGLALLAVGVGGWANEYFSKGRDEGNAFQGIVWFVFAEIIIFGSLFTAFWTARATHATEWPKWIPEGGMNLLLVALLTLILWASSFTILKAEKALEHNDLGGYRIWLIATIILGSSFLILHALEWRHLWEKGFTFSSNMYGTGFYSLTGVHASHVLLGVLIQLVLLLNSGKALGKITPIKAASYYWHFVDIAWLLVAGTAYIVGSYGTF, encoded by the coding sequence ATGGCGCACGAGGGAACACACACATTGGCGCATCATGAGACCAGCGTATGGTCTCTGCCGGCTGGTCTCTCTGTCTTTTTCTTTTCGCTTGCTTTCATATCCTTCTTCGTATGGCACCTTCCCTTACTGGCGGTTCTAACGGGTGGTTTGGGGCTTGCTCTTTTAGCTGTTGGTGTAGGTGGATGGGCTAACGAGTACTTTTCCAAGGGCAGGGATGAGGGTAATGCCTTTCAGGGTATTGTGTGGTTTGTTTTTGCTGAGATCATCATATTTGGTAGTCTATTCACAGCTTTCTGGACGGCAAGGGCTACGCATGCCACTGAGTGGCCCAAGTGGATACCGGAAGGCGGTATGAACTTACTTCTCGTGGCTCTCCTGACCCTAATACTCTGGGCATCAAGCTTTACCATACTCAAGGCGGAAAAAGCCTTAGAACACAACGACCTTGGTGGATACAGAATCTGGCTTATAGCTACCATAATTCTGGGTTCTTCCTTCCTTATACTGCACGCTCTGGAGTGGAGGCACCTCTGGGAAAAGGGCTTTACCTTCAGCTCCAACATGTACGGGACGGGCTTTTACTCCCTGACAGGTGTTCATGCTTCGCATGTGCTTTTGGGAGTGCTTATACAGCTTGTGCTTCTTCTTAATAGTGGTAAAGCTCTTGGTAAGATAACTCCCATTAAGGCTGCGAGTTATTACTGGCACTTTGTGGATATCGCGTGGCTTTTGGTAGCAGGTACCGCTTACATAGTAGGCTCTTACGGGACCTTCTGA
- a CDS encoding cytochrome c oxidase subunit I: MAVAHAPAGTWYGATLKEWIFTTDHKKIGMLYFVTALVFFVVAGLFGLLIRLELTKPGIQLPGLFGQEGADLYNYLLTGHGAVMLLWWAVVIWTGAFSNFLIPLMIGARDVAFPRLNAFSYWAFLGASLLVLLTLIPGNWIKMLWTGYPPYALNDNAGPTALYTLIVDLYGVSATAGSVNFITTIIRMRAKGLGWTKLNLFVHAIMATNLIQLFGVPALLGAVNLLLLDKYFHMNYFNPALGGDPLVYQNIFWFYSHPAVYVMILPAFGVFSEVIATMARKPIFGYISMMIAIYAIAFIGFETWIHHMFVSGVPDWARVLFSYTTVLVGVPTGIKIFNWVATLHKGAIRYNTPMVFTFGGILMFLIGGLTGIPNAMVSIDLGISDSMFIVGHFHYVLGMALTFAAFSGIYYWYPKVTGRMYSEGLGKLSFWLMLIGANIFYFLQMVTGILGEPRRYADYPPIPTWVTLNQVQTVGAVLLGIGILVSLINWVISLKGPKAEDNPWKSPSLEWSMTDTPVGPHNFKKTPVEVPEDWHPYAFYKGYHAHV; encoded by the coding sequence ATGGCTGTAGCACATGCACCTGCAGGAACTTGGTATGGTGCCACTCTTAAAGAGTGGATATTCACCACCGACCACAAAAAGATAGGTATGCTCTACTTTGTTACCGCTTTAGTGTTCTTTGTGGTGGCGGGACTATTTGGACTCCTTATAAGGCTTGAGCTTACAAAGCCGGGTATTCAGCTACCTGGGCTTTTCGGTCAGGAAGGTGCGGACCTGTACAACTATCTCCTTACCGGACACGGGGCTGTTATGCTCCTGTGGTGGGCTGTAGTCATATGGACGGGTGCTTTCTCCAACTTCCTTATACCTCTCATGATAGGAGCAAGAGATGTTGCCTTTCCAAGACTAAACGCTTTTAGTTATTGGGCTTTCCTTGGAGCAAGTCTTCTCGTCCTTCTAACTTTAATACCCGGCAACTGGATAAAGATGCTCTGGACAGGATATCCTCCTTACGCTCTTAACGACAATGCCGGACCTACAGCTCTCTACACTTTGATAGTTGACCTTTACGGAGTGTCTGCCACCGCAGGCTCTGTAAACTTCATAACCACCATCATAAGAATGAGGGCAAAGGGTCTGGGATGGACAAAGCTCAACCTCTTCGTACACGCAATTATGGCTACAAACCTCATACAGCTCTTTGGGGTGCCGGCGCTTCTCGGAGCGGTGAACCTCCTTCTCCTTGATAAGTACTTCCACATGAACTACTTTAATCCTGCTCTGGGTGGAGATCCCCTTGTTTATCAAAACATCTTCTGGTTTTACTCTCACCCAGCGGTTTATGTGATGATACTTCCAGCCTTTGGTGTATTTTCAGAAGTGATAGCCACCATGGCGAGAAAGCCTATCTTTGGATACATATCCATGATGATAGCCATCTACGCAATAGCCTTCATAGGTTTTGAAACATGGATACACCACATGTTTGTTTCTGGCGTTCCCGACTGGGCAAGGGTACTTTTCTCCTACACCACAGTGCTTGTAGGAGTCCCAACAGGTATAAAGATCTTCAACTGGGTGGCAACACTTCACAAGGGAGCCATAAGGTACAACACCCCCATGGTATTTACCTTTGGTGGTATACTCATGTTTTTAATAGGGGGGCTAACGGGCATTCCCAACGCCATGGTTTCCATAGACCTTGGCATATCCGACTCCATGTTTATAGTGGGGCATTTTCACTATGTTTTAGGTATGGCTCTGACTTTTGCAGCCTTCAGCGGTATATACTACTGGTATCCTAAGGTCACCGGTAGGATGTACTCGGAAGGTCTTGGCAAACTTAGTTTTTGGCTCATGCTAATAGGAGCTAACATCTTTTACTTCCTTCAGATGGTTACCGGAATACTGGGAGAACCAAGAAGGTATGCGGATTATCCTCCTATACCTACATGGGTGACTCTCAATCAGGTGCAAACGGTAGGAGCGGTGCTGCTGGGCATAGGCATACTCGTATCTCTAATAAACTGGGTAATTAGCCTAAAAGGTCCAAAAGCGGAAGACAACCCTTGGAAGTCCCCTTCCCTTGAGTGGTCCATGACGGACACGCCGGTAGGACCCCACAACTTCAAGAAAACACCCGTGGAAGTTCCAGAAGACTGGCATCCCTATGCCTTCTACAAGGGATACCACGCCCATGTGTGA
- a CDS encoding FAD:protein FMN transferase: MPIILILLLCSLAFSKEEVFYLMGTYAIIDLPDGKNYQAYRYMRSLEEKLSDYIENSEVSKINKNAGIKPVAVSEETLEVIKKALYISQITDGAFDITVGAITIRAKRWKELSEEEARKLVDYRQVKIEGNEVFLTQKGMAIDLGGIGKGYAVEKAYQHLKLPKGFISIAGDMKVWGEKRLLAVYDPTTRGVLMEGINRKDLCLSTSGNYFRHHIIGEPNSLLQVTVAYSDCTITDALSTAIFAMSDEQRRKFLKEHQNVGVLLLYTDGSLYFNRAFLDYFEMVMFRRSEGN; the protein is encoded by the coding sequence ATGCCAATTATATTAATACTTCTTCTTTGCTCCTTAGCCTTCTCAAAGGAAGAGGTTTTTTACCTTATGGGAACTTATGCCATTATTGACCTGCCAGATGGTAAAAATTACCAAGCATACAGATACATGAGAAGCTTAGAAGAGAAGCTTTCTGATTACATAGAAAACTCAGAAGTTTCAAAGATAAACAAAAATGCGGGAATAAAACCCGTTGCCGTGTCTGAGGAAACGCTGGAGGTCATAAAAAAAGCCCTTTATATCTCACAAATTACGGATGGTGCCTTTGACATAACCGTGGGTGCCATTACAATAAGAGCAAAACGGTGGAAGGAACTCTCAGAAGAAGAGGCAAGAAAGCTGGTAGATTACAGACAGGTGAAAATAGAAGGCAACGAGGTTTTTTTAACCCAGAAGGGCATGGCTATAGACCTGGGGGGAATAGGAAAGGGCTACGCAGTAGAGAAAGCTTACCAGCATCTTAAATTACCAAAAGGTTTTATATCCATAGCGGGAGATATGAAGGTATGGGGAGAGAAGAGACTCTTGGCAGTTTATGACCCTACAACAAGAGGTGTTCTCATGGAGGGAATAAACAGGAAGGACCTTTGCCTTTCCACCTCCGGCAATTACTTCAGACATCATATAATAGGAGAGCCTAACAGCCTTCTTCAGGTGACCGTTGCTTACTCAGACTGCACCATCACCGATGCCCTTTCTACAGCTATATTTGCCATGAGCGATGAGCAAAGGCGGAAATTTCTTAAAGAACATCAAAATGTGGGTGTTTTACTACTCTACACGGATGGTTCCCTTTACTTTAACAGAGCCTTTCTTGATTACTTTGAGATGGTTATGTTTCGCAGGTCCGAGGGAAATTAA
- a CDS encoding bacteriohemerythrin, which yields MIEFDNSLITHVEEMDKQHLRLVALLNNTYEPLKIGYPELESHRKVHEIFRREVKNLAPYVERGDLKAFREALSYSWGWLYNHIAKTDKKYGIYAKERGLI from the coding sequence ATGATAGAGTTTGACAACAGTCTCATCACACATGTTGAAGAGATGGATAAGCAACACTTGAGACTGGTAGCTCTTTTAAATAATACCTATGAGCCCTTAAAAATAGGTTATCCTGAACTGGAAAGCCACAGGAAAGTGCACGAGATTTTTCGCAGGGAAGTTAAGAACTTAGCTCCATATGTAGAGAGAGGAGACTTAAAAGCCTTTAGAGAGGCTCTATCTTACTCATGGGGATGGTTATACAATCACATTGCCAAAACGGACAAAAAGTACGGAATTTATGCAAAGGAGAGGGGTTTGATATGA